A window from Solanum lycopersicum chloroplast, complete genome encodes these proteins:
- the psaC gene encoding photosystem I subunit VII, translating to MSHSVKIYDTCIGCTQCVRACPTDVLEMIPWDGCKAKQIASAPRTEDCVGCKRCESACPTDFLSVRVYLWHETTRSMGLAY from the coding sequence ATGTCACATTCAGTAAAGATTTATGATACGTGTATAGGATGTACTCAATGTGTCCGAGCCTGCCCCACTGATGTATTAGAAATGATACCTTGGGACGGTTGTAAGGCTAAACAAATTGCTTCTGCTCCACGAACAGAGGACTGTGTTGGTTGTAAGAGATGTGAATCCGCCTGTCCAACAGATTTCTTGAGTGTCCGAGTTTATTTATGGCATGAAACAACTCGCAGTATGGGTCTAGCTTATTGA
- the ndhE gene encoding NADH-plastoquinone oxidoreductase subunit 4L: MILEHVLVLSAYLFSIGIYGLITSRNMVRALMCLELILNAVNINFVTFSDFFDNRQLKGDIFSIFVIAIAAAEAAIGLAIVSSIYRNRKSTRINQSNLLNN, from the coding sequence ATGATTCTCGAACATGTACTTGTTTTGAGTGCCTATTTATTTTCGATCGGTATCTATGGATTGATCACAAGTCGAAATATGGTTAGAGCCCTTATGTGTCTTGAACTTATATTGAATGCAGTTAATATCAATTTTGTAACATTTTCTGATTTTTTTGATAATCGTCAATTAAAGGGAGACATTTTCTCAATTTTTGTTATAGCTATTGCAGCCGCTGAAGCAGCCATTGGCCTGGCTATTGTTTCATCAATTTACCGTAACAGAAAATCAACTCGTATCAACCAATCAAATTTGTTGAATAATTAA
- the ndhG gene encoding NADH-plastoquinone oxidoreductase subunit 6 — MDLSEPIHDFLLVFLGSGLILGGLGVVLLPNPIYSAFSLGLVLVCTSLFYILSNAYFVAAAQLLIYVGAINVLIIFAVMFMNGSEYYKDFHLWTVGDGITSMVCISLFISLITTISDTSWYGIIWTTRSNQIIEQDFLSNSQQIGIHLSTDFFLPFELISIILLVALIGAIAVARQ, encoded by the coding sequence ATGGATTTATCTGAACCAATACATGATTTTCTTTTAGTCTTTCTAGGATCGGGTCTTATATTAGGGGGTCTAGGAGTGGTATTACTTCCCAATCCAATTTATTCGGCCTTTTCCTTGGGATTGGTTCTTGTTTGTACATCGTTATTCTATATTCTATCTAACGCCTATTTTGTAGCTGCTGCGCAGCTACTTATTTACGTAGGAGCTATAAATGTTTTAATCATTTTTGCTGTGATGTTCATGAATGGCTCAGAATATTACAAGGATTTTCATCTTTGGACCGTAGGAGATGGAATTACTTCGATGGTTTGTATAAGTCTTTTTATTTCACTAATTACTACTATTTCAGATACGTCATGGTACGGGATTATTTGGACTACAAGATCAAACCAGATTATAGAGCAAGATTTTCTAAGTAATAGTCAACAAATTGGAATTCATTTATCAACAGATTTTTTTCTCCCATTTGAACTTATTTCCATAATCCTTTTAGTTGCTTTAATAGGTGCAATTGCTGTAGCTCGTCAATAA
- the ndhI gene encoding NADH-plastoquinone oxidoreductase subunit I, translating into MLPMITEFINYGQQTIRAARYIGQGFMITLSHANRLPVTIQYPYEKLITSERFRGRIHFEFDKCIACEVCVRVCPIDLPVVDWKLETDIRKKRLLNYSIDFGICIFCGNCVEYCPTNCLSMTEEYELSTYDRHELNYNQIALGRLPMSVIDDYTIRTISNLPQINNE; encoded by the coding sequence ATGCTCCCTATGATAACTGAATTCATAAATTATGGTCAACAAACAATACGAGCCGCCAGATATATCGGCCAAGGTTTCATGATTACCCTGTCCCACGCAAATCGTTTACCTGTAACTATTCAATACCCCTACGAAAAATTGATCACATCGGAACGTTTCCGAGGCCGAATACACTTTGAATTTGATAAATGCATTGCTTGTGAAGTATGTGTGCGTGTATGTCCTATAGATTTACCCGTTGTTGATTGGAAGTTGGAAACTGATATTCGAAAGAAACGATTGCTTAATTACAGTATTGATTTTGGAATCTGTATATTTTGTGGTAATTGCGTTGAGTATTGCCCAACAAATTGTTTATCAATGACCGAAGAATATGAACTTTCTACTTATGATCGTCACGAATTGAATTATAATCAAATCGCTTTGGGTCGCTTACCAATGTCAGTAATTGATGATTACACAATTCGAACAATTTCGAATTTACCTCAAATAAACAATGAATAA